The Streptomyces sp. P9-A4 genome contains a region encoding:
- a CDS encoding DUF2550 domain-containing protein, with protein sequence MFLALLVCGLVVALVVIGLFVFGMRRRLIQRAGGTFDCSLHWNVPDEPDPSGKGWVYGVARYSGDEIAWFRVFSYSPRPRRTLERSSIVALERRMPEGEEELALLSEMVIQPCMYEGVRLELAMSEDARTGFMAWLEAAPPGQRVNVA encoded by the coding sequence ATGTTCCTCGCTCTGCTCGTGTGCGGCCTGGTCGTCGCACTGGTGGTGATCGGGCTCTTCGTCTTCGGTATGCGCCGGCGGCTGATCCAGCGTGCCGGCGGCACCTTCGACTGTTCGCTGCACTGGAACGTCCCGGACGAGCCGGATCCGAGCGGCAAGGGCTGGGTGTACGGCGTCGCCCGCTACAGCGGTGACGAGATCGCCTGGTTCCGTGTCTTCTCGTACTCGCCCCGCCCCCGCCGTACCCTGGAGCGCTCGTCCATCGTGGCTCTGGAGCGCCGGATGCCGGAGGGCGAGGAGGAGCTGGCTCTCCTGTCCGAGATGGTGATCCAGCCCTGTATGTACGAGGGCGTCCGTCTGGAGCTCGCGATGAGCGAGGACGCCCGGACCGGCTTCATGGCCTGGCTGGAGGCAGCGCCTCCCGGGCAACGGGTGAATGTCGCTTAG
- a CDS encoding F0F1 ATP synthase subunit epsilon: MAAELHVELVAADRSVWSGEATLVIARTTSGDIGVMPGHQPLLGVLESGPVTIRTSEGATVVAAVHGGFISFADDKLSLLAEVCELADEIDAQRAERALERAKSDSDAAAERRADVRLRAVSVR; this comes from the coding sequence TTGGCTGCTGAGCTGCACGTCGAGCTGGTCGCCGCGGACCGGAGTGTCTGGTCCGGCGAGGCCACCCTGGTCATCGCGCGTACCACCTCCGGCGACATCGGCGTCATGCCCGGCCACCAGCCGCTGCTCGGTGTGCTGGAGTCGGGCCCGGTGACCATCCGTACCAGTGAGGGCGCGACCGTCGTCGCCGCCGTCCACGGTGGATTCATCTCGTTCGCCGACGACAAGCTGTCTCTGCTCGCGGAGGTCTGCGAGCTGGCGGACGAGATCGACGCCCAGCGCGCCGAGCGCGCGCTGGAGCGTGCGAAGTCGGATTCGGACGCCGCCGCCGAGCGGCGCGCCGATGTACGGCTGCGCGCGGTATCGGTCCGCTGA
- a CDS encoding response regulator transcription factor, producing MTVRVVVAEDQSAVRAGLVLILGSAPDIEVVGEAADGERAVELARELRPDLVLMDVQMPRMDGVTATGIVVAEGLADVLVLTTFDLDEYVFGALRAGASGFLLKNADARELIEAVRTVARGEGLIAPAVTRRLIAEFAAAGRPVRVSGGTDPAVLDALTPREREVLSTLGQGLSNAEIAVRLDMAEATVKTHVSKVLGKLALRSRVQAAVLAQELGV from the coding sequence ATGACGGTGCGGGTGGTGGTGGCGGAGGACCAGTCCGCGGTACGGGCGGGGCTGGTGCTCATCCTGGGGAGCGCGCCGGACATCGAGGTGGTCGGAGAGGCGGCGGACGGCGAGCGGGCGGTGGAGCTGGCGCGCGAACTGCGCCCGGACCTGGTCCTGATGGATGTGCAGATGCCCCGGATGGACGGGGTGACGGCGACCGGGATCGTGGTCGCGGAGGGACTCGCGGACGTCCTCGTACTGACCACCTTCGATCTGGACGAGTACGTCTTCGGGGCGCTGCGGGCGGGCGCCTCGGGCTTCCTGCTCAAGAACGCGGACGCCCGGGAGCTGATCGAGGCGGTACGGACGGTGGCGCGCGGCGAGGGGCTGATCGCGCCCGCGGTGACCCGGCGGCTGATCGCGGAGTTCGCGGCGGCGGGCCGTCCGGTGCGGGTCTCGGGGGGGACGGATCCCGCCGTGCTCGACGCGCTGACGCCCCGGGAGCGGGAGGTGCTCTCGACGCTGGGCCAGGGGCTGTCGAACGCGGAGATCGCGGTACGGCTCGACATGGCGGAGGCGACGGTGAAGACACACGTCAGCAAGGTGCTGGGCAAGCTGGCGCTACGGAGCAGGGTGCAAGCGGCGGTCCTGGCACAGGAGTTGGGGGTTTAA
- the atpD gene encoding F0F1 ATP synthase subunit beta — protein sequence MTTTVETAAATGRVARVIGPVVDVEFPVDAMPAIYNALHVEVMDPTEEGATKTLTLEVAQHLGDGVVRAISMQPTDGLVRQAAVTDTGTGITVPVGDVTKGRVFNTLGQVLNADESTVADAPRWTIHRKAPAFDQLESKTEMFETGLKVVDLLTPYVKGGKIGLFGGAGVGKTVLIQEMIVRVAKLHDGVSVFAGVGERTREGNDLMVEMEEAGVLDKTALVFGQMDEPPGTRLRVALAGLTMAEYFRDVQKQDVLFFIDNIFRFTQAGSEVSTLLGRMPSAVGYQPNLADEMGLLQERITSTRGHSITSMQAIYVPADDLTDPAPATTFAHLDATTVLSRPISEKGIYPAVDPLDSTSRILDPRYIAQDHYDAATRVKGILQKYKDLQDIIAILGIDELSEEDKLVVHRARRVERFLSQNTHAAKQFTGVDGSDVPLDESISAFNAICDGEYDHFPEQAFFMCGGIEDLKNNAKELGVS from the coding sequence ATGACGACCACTGTTGAGACGGCCGCCGCCACGGGCCGCGTCGCCCGGGTCATCGGCCCGGTCGTCGACGTGGAGTTCCCCGTCGACGCGATGCCGGCGATCTACAACGCCCTGCACGTCGAGGTCATGGACCCGACCGAGGAGGGCGCGACCAAGACGCTGACCCTCGAGGTCGCCCAGCACCTCGGTGACGGCGTTGTCCGCGCCATCTCCATGCAGCCCACCGACGGCCTGGTCCGCCAGGCCGCGGTGACCGACACCGGCACGGGCATCACCGTTCCCGTCGGTGACGTCACCAAGGGCCGTGTGTTCAACACGCTGGGCCAGGTGCTGAACGCCGACGAGTCCACCGTGGCCGACGCGCCGCGCTGGACGATCCACCGCAAGGCCCCGGCCTTCGACCAGCTCGAGTCCAAGACCGAGATGTTCGAGACCGGCCTGAAGGTCGTCGACCTTCTCACCCCGTACGTCAAGGGTGGAAAGATCGGTCTGTTCGGTGGTGCCGGTGTCGGCAAGACCGTTCTGATCCAGGAAATGATCGTCCGTGTGGCCAAGCTGCACGACGGTGTGTCGGTCTTCGCGGGCGTCGGCGAGCGCACCCGTGAGGGCAACGACCTCATGGTGGAGATGGAGGAGGCCGGCGTTCTGGACAAGACCGCGCTGGTCTTCGGCCAGATGGACGAGCCCCCGGGCACCCGTCTCCGCGTGGCCCTCGCCGGTCTGACCATGGCGGAGTACTTCCGCGATGTGCAGAAGCAGGACGTGCTGTTCTTCATCGACAACATCTTCCGCTTCACCCAGGCCGGTTCCGAGGTGTCGACCCTGCTCGGCCGTATGCCCTCCGCCGTGGGTTACCAGCCGAACCTGGCCGACGAGATGGGTCTCCTCCAGGAGCGCATCACCTCGACCCGTGGTCACTCGATCACCTCGATGCAGGCGATCTACGTCCCCGCGGACGACCTGACCGACCCGGCTCCGGCCACCACCTTCGCCCACCTCGACGCGACGACGGTTCTCTCCCGTCCGATCTCCGAGAAGGGCATCTACCCGGCCGTGGACCCGCTGGACTCCACGTCCCGGATCCTGGACCCGCGCTACATCGCGCAGGACCACTACGACGCCGCCACGCGCGTCAAGGGAATCCTGCAGAAGTACAAGGACCTCCAGGACATCATCGCGATCCTCGGTATCGACGAGCTGAGCGAGGAGGACAAGCTCGTTGTCCACCGCGCCCGCCGTGTCGAGCGCTTCCTGTCCCAGAACACCCACGCGGCGAAGCAGTTCACCGGTGTGGACGGTTCGGACGTTCCGCTCGACGAGTCGATCTCCGCGTTCAACGCGATCTGCGACGGTGAGTACGACCACTTCCCCGAGCAGGCGTTCTTCATGTGCGGTGGCATCGAGGACCTCAAGAACAACGCCAAGGAACTCGGCGTCTCCTGA
- a CDS encoding F0F1 ATP synthase subunit delta → MNGASREALAAGRESLDALTDNTSVDAAKLAVELAAVTTLLDREVSLRRVLTDPAQSGEAKAELAQRLLSGQVGGEAVDLVSGMVRSRWSRSRDLVDAAEELANTADLTAAQKAGALDDVEDELFRFGRIVSSSPELRSALTDKAATATAKGALLRSLLGGKADPATERLVVRLVTQPRGRSLEAGLESLSKLAAARRNRMVAVVTTAVPLSDQQKQRLGAVLAKLYGREMHLNLDVDPSVLGGITVQVGDEVINGSIAERLDEATRRLAG, encoded by the coding sequence ATGAACGGAGCGAGCCGCGAGGCACTGGCCGCAGGACGTGAGTCCCTCGACGCGCTGACCGACAACACGTCGGTCGACGCGGCGAAGCTCGCGGTCGAGCTGGCCGCAGTCACCACGCTGCTCGACCGCGAGGTGTCGCTGCGCCGGGTCCTGACCGACCCCGCGCAGTCGGGTGAGGCAAAGGCCGAGCTCGCGCAGCGACTCCTGAGCGGTCAGGTGGGTGGCGAAGCCGTCGACCTGGTGTCCGGCATGGTGCGTTCCCGCTGGTCGCGTTCGCGTGACCTGGTCGACGCGGCCGAGGAACTGGCGAACACCGCCGACCTCACCGCGGCGCAGAAGGCGGGCGCCCTCGACGACGTCGAGGACGAACTGTTCCGCTTCGGCCGGATCGTGTCCTCCAGCCCCGAGCTCCGCTCGGCGCTGACGGACAAGGCCGCCACGGCCACCGCCAAGGGCGCGCTGCTCCGCAGCCTGCTCGGCGGCAAGGCCGACCCGGCCACCGAGCGCCTGGTCGTCCGTCTGGTGACCCAGCCCCGGGGACGTAGCCTGGAAGCGGGACTCGAGTCCCTCTCCAAGCTCGCCGCGGCGCGCCGGAACCGGATGGTCGCCGTCGTCACCACGGCGGTGCCGCTGTCGGACCAGCAGAAGCAGCGCCTCGGTGCCGTACTGGCCAAGCTGTACGGCCGCGAGATGCACCTGAACCTGGACGTGGACCCCTCGGTCCTCGGCGGGATCACGGTGCAGGTCGGCGACGAGGTCATCAACGGCTCGATCGCGGAGCGCCTCGACGAGGCGACCCGCCGACTGGCCGGCTGA
- the atpE gene encoding ATP synthase F0 subunit C, translating into MSAALDMINLAADGGSAKTNVVGNVASIGYGLAAIGPGVGVGIIFGNGTQALARQPEAAGLIRTNQIMGFAFCEALALIGIVMGFVYQ; encoded by the coding sequence ATGTCCGCTGCTCTCGACATGATCAACCTCGCCGCCGACGGTGGCAGCGCCAAGACCAACGTCGTCGGCAACGTCGCCTCGATCGGTTACGGCCTCGCCGCGATCGGCCCCGGCGTCGGCGTCGGCATCATCTTCGGTAACGGTACGCAGGCCCTCGCCCGCCAGCCCGAGGCCGCCGGTCTGATCCGCACCAACCAGATCATGGGCTTCGCCTTCTGTGAGGCGCTCGCCCTCATCGGCATCGTCATGGGCTTCGTCTACCAGTAA
- the atpA gene encoding F0F1 ATP synthase subunit alpha encodes MAELTIRPEEIRDALENFVQSYQPDAASREEVGTVSLAGDGIAKIEGLPSAMANELLKFEDGTLGLALNLEEREIGAIVLGEFSGIEEGQPVQRTGEVLSVGVGEGYLGRVVDPLGNPIDGLGEIATEGRRALELQAPGVMARKSVHEPMETGYKAVDAMTPVGRGQRQLIIGDRQTGKTALCVDTIINQRDNWRSGDVNKQVRCIYVAVGQKGSTIASVRGALEEAGALEYTTIVAAPASDPAGFKYLAPYTGSAIGQHWMYQGKHVLIVFDDLSKQADAYRAVSLLLRRPPGREAYPGDVFYLHSRLLERCAKLSDELGAGSMTGLPIVETKANDVSAFIPTNVISITDGQCFLESDLFNAGQRPALNVGISVSRVGGSAQHKAMKQISGRLRVDLAQFRELEAFAAFGSDLDAASKAQLERGQRMVELLKQAQYQPMPTENQVVSVWAGTTGKMDDVPVADIRRFEAELLAYLRQSHSGLMTSIREGGKMSDDTLQAVGDAIAEFKKQFETSDGKLLGEDAPAAVNVSK; translated from the coding sequence ATGGCGGAGCTCACGATCCGGCCGGAGGAGATCCGGGACGCACTGGAGAACTTCGTCCAGTCGTACCAGCCGGACGCGGCCTCGCGCGAGGAGGTCGGCACGGTCAGCCTGGCCGGTGACGGTATCGCGAAGATCGAGGGACTTCCCTCGGCCATGGCGAACGAGCTGCTGAAGTTCGAGGACGGGACCCTGGGTCTCGCGCTGAACCTCGAAGAGCGCGAGATCGGTGCGATCGTCCTCGGCGAGTTCAGCGGCATCGAGGAGGGTCAGCCGGTGCAGCGCACCGGTGAGGTCCTCTCCGTCGGTGTCGGTGAGGGTTACCTGGGTCGCGTCGTCGACCCGCTCGGCAACCCGATCGACGGTCTCGGCGAGATCGCGACCGAGGGCCGCCGCGCCCTCGAGCTGCAGGCCCCGGGCGTTATGGCCCGTAAGTCGGTGCACGAGCCGATGGAGACCGGCTACAAGGCCGTCGACGCCATGACGCCGGTCGGCCGTGGTCAGCGTCAGCTGATCATCGGTGACCGTCAGACCGGCAAGACCGCTCTGTGTGTCGACACGATCATCAACCAGCGCGACAACTGGCGCTCGGGCGACGTGAACAAGCAGGTCCGCTGCATCTACGTCGCCGTCGGCCAGAAGGGCTCGACCATCGCGTCCGTTCGCGGCGCCCTGGAAGAGGCCGGTGCGCTCGAGTACACGACGATCGTCGCCGCCCCGGCGTCCGACCCGGCCGGCTTCAAGTACCTGGCGCCGTACACCGGTTCCGCCATCGGTCAGCACTGGATGTACCAGGGCAAGCACGTCCTGATCGTCTTCGACGACCTGTCGAAGCAGGCCGACGCCTACCGCGCCGTGTCCCTGCTGCTGCGCCGCCCGCCGGGCCGTGAGGCCTACCCGGGTGACGTCTTCTACCTGCACTCGCGTCTCCTCGAGCGCTGCGCGAAGCTCTCGGACGAGCTGGGTGCCGGTTCGATGACCGGTCTTCCGATCGTCGAGACCAAGGCGAACGACGTGTCGGCGTTCATCCCGACCAACGTCATCTCCATCACCGACGGCCAGTGCTTCCTGGAGTCCGACCTGTTCAACGCCGGCCAGCGTCCGGCTCTGAACGTCGGTATCTCGGTCTCGCGTGTCGGTGGCTCCGCCCAGCACAAGGCGATGAAGCAGATCTCCGGCCGCCTCCGCGTGGACCTGGCCCAGTTCCGTGAGCTGGAGGCGTTCGCCGCCTTCGGTTCCGACCTGGACGCCGCCTCCAAGGCGCAGCTGGAGCGTGGACAGCGCATGGTCGAGCTGCTCAAGCAGGCTCAGTACCAGCCGATGCCCACCGAGAACCAGGTCGTCTCCGTCTGGGCCGGTACCACCGGCAAGATGGACGACGTTCCGGTCGCCGACATCCGCCGCTTCGAGGCCGAGCTCCTGGCGTACCTGCGCCAGAGCCACTCCGGCCTCATGACCTCCATCCGTGAGGGCGGCAAGATGTCCGACGACACCCTGCAGGCCGTGGGCGACGCCATCGCGGAGTTCAAGAAGCAGTTCGAGACCTCTGACGGCAAGCTGCTGGGCGAGGACGCTCCTGCCGCCGTCAACGTCTCGAAGTGA
- a CDS encoding F0F1 ATP synthase subunit B, which yields MNALLLAAAEEPQPPLIPHLDELVIGLIAFVIVFGFLAKKLLPNINKVLEQRREAIEGGIEKAESAQIEAQSVLEQYKAQLAEARHEAARLRQEATEQGTAIIQEMKAEGQRQREEIIAAGHTQIEADRKAASASLRQDVGKLATDLAGKLVGESLEDSARQSRTIDRFLDELEEKAEAVR from the coding sequence GTGAACGCTCTGCTTCTTGCGGCAGCGGAGGAGCCCCAGCCTCCTCTGATTCCGCATCTCGACGAGCTCGTCATCGGCCTGATCGCCTTCGTCATCGTCTTCGGCTTCCTCGCCAAGAAGCTCCTCCCGAACATCAACAAGGTTCTGGAGCAGCGTCGCGAGGCCATCGAGGGTGGCATCGAGAAGGCCGAGTCGGCCCAGATCGAGGCTCAGAGTGTGCTGGAGCAGTACAAGGCCCAGCTCGCCGAGGCCCGCCACGAGGCCGCGCGTCTTCGCCAGGAGGCGACGGAGCAGGGCACCGCGATCATCCAGGAGATGAAGGCGGAAGGCCAGCGCCAGCGCGAGGAGATCATCGCGGCCGGCCACACGCAGATCGAGGCCGACCGCAAGGCCGCGTCCGCTTCGCTGCGTCAGGACGTGGGCAAGCTCGCCACCGACCTGGCCGGCAAGCTGGTCGGCGAGTCCCTCGAGGACTCCGCCCGCCAGAGCCGGACGATCGACCGCTTCCTCGACGAGCTCGAGGAGAAGGCCGAGGCCGTCCGATGA
- a CDS encoding F0F1 ATP synthase subunit gamma: protein MGAQLRVYKRRIKSVTATKKITKAMEMIAASRVVKAQRKVQASTPYATELTRAVTAVATGANDKHPLTTEAENPIRAAVLLLSSDRGLAGAFNSNAIKAAEKLTAKLEREGREVAIYVVGRRGIAHYNFRERKLAGTWTGFTDQPSYGDAKTIAAPLIEAIEKDTAEGGVDELHIVYTEFVSMMTQTAVEARLLPLSLDEVAKEAGDSDTLRPLYDFEPSAEDVLDALLPRYVESRIYNALLQSAASKHAATRRAMKSATDNAGDLINNLSRLANAARQAEITQEISEIVGGTAALADATAGSDK from the coding sequence ATGGGAGCGCAGCTCCGGGTCTACAAGCGTCGCATCAAATCCGTCACCGCGACGAAGAAGATCACCAAGGCGATGGAGATGATCGCCGCCTCGCGTGTCGTCAAGGCGCAGCGCAAGGTGCAGGCGTCCACGCCGTACGCGACCGAGCTGACGCGTGCGGTCACGGCGGTGGCCACGGGTGCGAACGACAAGCACCCGCTGACCACCGAGGCGGAGAACCCGATCCGTGCCGCGGTTCTGCTTCTTTCGAGCGACCGCGGTCTGGCCGGCGCCTTCAACTCCAACGCCATCAAGGCCGCGGAGAAGCTGACGGCGAAGCTTGAGCGCGAGGGTCGTGAGGTCGCGATCTACGTCGTCGGCCGTCGTGGCATCGCGCACTACAACTTCCGCGAGCGGAAGCTGGCCGGCACGTGGACCGGGTTCACGGACCAGCCGTCGTACGGCGACGCCAAGACGATCGCGGCTCCGCTGATCGAGGCGATCGAGAAGGACACGGCGGAGGGTGGTGTGGACGAGCTCCACATCGTCTACACCGAGTTCGTCTCGATGATGACGCAGACGGCGGTCGAGGCCCGGCTGCTGCCCCTCAGCCTCGACGAGGTGGCGAAGGAGGCGGGCGACTCGGACACGCTTCGTCCGCTGTACGACTTCGAGCCGTCGGCGGAGGACGTCCTCGACGCCCTGCTGCCGCGGTACGTCGAGAGCCGGATCTACAACGCGCTGCTCCAGTCGGCTGCTTCCAAGCACGCCGCCACGCGACGCGCGATGAAGTCGGCGACCGACAACGCGGGAGACTTGATCAACAACCTCTCCCGACTTGCCAACGCGGCCCGCCAGGCCGAAATCACCCAGGAAATCAGCGAGATCGTCGGTGGCACCGCAGCCCTGGCCGACGCGACCGCGGGGAGTGACAAGTAA
- the atpB gene encoding F0F1 ATP synthase subunit A, which produces MSADQTLAFDPDCHIFSGCGFPAPGLHTFMYEPMFTVGGIDFTKPMLLAILGSIVVVGFFWAAFNKPKLIPGKMQMVGEAGYDFVRRGIVYEIIGKKDGEKYVPLMVSLFFFVWMLNLWSIIPLAQFPVTSLIAFPAGLALIVYVLWVSLTFKKHGFVGGWKNIVGYDKSLGAILPMVMVLEFFSNLLIRPFTHAVRLFANMFAGHLLIVMFSLATWYLMNGLGFVYAGASFVMVLVMTAFELFIQAVQAYVFVLLACSYVQGALAEHH; this is translated from the coding sequence GTGAGTGCTGACCAGACGCTTGCCTTCGACCCGGATTGCCACATCTTCAGTGGATGCGGCTTCCCGGCGCCGGGCCTGCACACGTTCATGTACGAGCCCATGTTCACCGTGGGCGGTATCGACTTCACCAAGCCGATGCTGCTGGCGATCCTGGGTTCGATCGTGGTCGTCGGGTTCTTCTGGGCCGCCTTCAACAAGCCCAAGCTGATCCCCGGCAAGATGCAGATGGTCGGCGAGGCCGGTTACGACTTCGTGCGCCGCGGCATCGTCTACGAGATCATCGGCAAGAAGGACGGCGAGAAGTACGTCCCGCTGATGGTGTCGCTGTTCTTCTTCGTGTGGATGCTCAACCTCTGGTCGATCATCCCGCTCGCCCAGTTCCCGGTCACCTCCCTGATCGCCTTCCCGGCCGGTCTCGCGCTGATCGTGTACGTCCTCTGGGTCTCGCTGACCTTCAAGAAGCACGGCTTCGTCGGCGGCTGGAAGAACATCGTCGGCTACGACAAGTCGCTCGGCGCGATCCTTCCGATGGTCATGGTCCTCGAGTTCTTCTCGAACCTGCTCATCCGGCCCTTCACGCACGCGGTGCGACTGTTCGCGAACATGTTCGCCGGTCACCTGCTGATCGTGATGTTCTCGCTGGCCACCTGGTACCTCATGAACGGCCTGGGCTTCGTCTACGCCGGCGCCTCGTTCGTGATGGTCCTCGTGATGACGGCCTTCGAGCTCTTCATCCAGGCTGTCCAGGCGTACGTCTTCGTCCTCCTGGCCTGCAGCTACGTCCAGGGCGCGCTCGCCGAGCACCACTGA
- a CDS encoding glycosyl hydrolase family 18 protein, translating into MSTQAPTRRTGFRHRAAAGLTALILPLAAMVGLATPAEAATSATATYTKTQDWGTGFGASWTVKNTGTTTISSWTVEWDYPAGTSVTSAWDATVTGSGTHWTAKNVGWNGSLAPGASVSFGYNGAGSGAPSGCKINGAACDGSTQPGDNPPSAPGTPVASGVTDTSVKLTWTAATDDKGVKNYDVLRDGTKVTTTTGLTYTDSGLTAGTDYSYTVVARDTIDQTGPAAGPVPVRTTGGGGGTPPPNVVKMGYFTNWGVYGRNYHVKNIVSSGSASKITHINYAFGNVTGGKCTIGDAYADYDKAYTADQSVDGVADTWDQPLRGNFNQLRKLKAKYPNIKILWSFGGWTWSGGFGQAVQNPAAFAQSCYDLIEDPRWADVFDGIDLDWEYPNACGLSCDTSGAASFKNMMQAMRAKFGANYLITAAVTADASAGGKIDAADYAGGAQYMNWFNVMTYDFFGAWAAQGPTAPHSPLTAYPGIPQSGFNSAEAIAKFKAKGVPANKLLLGIGFYGRGWTGVTQDAPGGTATGPAPGTYEQGIEDYKVLKNSCPATGTVAGTAYAKCGSNWWSYDTPATVTSKMSWAKNQGLGGAFFWEFSGDTGNGELVGAINTGLS; encoded by the coding sequence TTGAGCACTCAAGCACCGACGCGCAGAACAGGGTTCAGACACCGGGCCGCCGCCGGTCTGACCGCCCTGATCCTGCCCCTGGCCGCCATGGTCGGCCTCGCCACCCCCGCCGAGGCCGCCACCTCGGCCACCGCCACGTACACCAAGACCCAGGACTGGGGCACCGGATTCGGTGCCAGCTGGACCGTAAAGAATACCGGTACGACCACCATCAGCTCCTGGACCGTCGAGTGGGACTACCCCGCCGGCACGTCCGTGACCTCCGCCTGGGACGCCACCGTCACCGGCTCCGGCACCCACTGGACCGCCAAGAACGTCGGCTGGAACGGCAGCCTCGCCCCCGGCGCCTCCGTCTCCTTCGGCTACAACGGCGCCGGCTCCGGCGCCCCCAGCGGCTGCAAGATCAACGGCGCCGCCTGCGACGGCAGCACCCAGCCCGGCGACAACCCGCCCTCGGCCCCCGGCACCCCCGTCGCCTCCGGCGTCACCGACACCTCGGTGAAGCTCACCTGGACCGCGGCCACCGACGACAAGGGCGTCAAGAACTACGACGTCCTGCGCGACGGCACCAAGGTCACCACCACCACCGGCCTCACCTACACGGACAGCGGTCTCACCGCAGGCACCGACTACAGCTACACGGTCGTCGCCCGCGACACCATCGACCAGACCGGCCCCGCCGCCGGCCCGGTCCCCGTCCGCACCACCGGTGGCGGCGGCGGCACCCCGCCCCCCAACGTCGTGAAGATGGGCTACTTCACCAACTGGGGCGTCTACGGGCGCAACTACCACGTGAAGAACATCGTGAGCTCGGGCTCCGCGTCCAAGATCACCCACATCAACTACGCCTTCGGCAACGTCACGGGCGGCAAGTGCACCATCGGTGACGCCTACGCCGACTACGACAAGGCCTACACCGCCGACCAGTCCGTCGACGGCGTCGCCGACACCTGGGACCAGCCGCTGCGCGGCAACTTCAACCAGCTGCGCAAGCTGAAGGCGAAGTACCCGAACATCAAGATCCTCTGGTCCTTCGGCGGCTGGACCTGGTCCGGCGGCTTCGGCCAGGCCGTGCAGAACCCGGCCGCCTTCGCGCAGTCCTGCTACGACCTGATCGAGGACCCGCGCTGGGCCGACGTCTTCGACGGCATCGACCTGGACTGGGAGTACCCGAACGCCTGCGGCCTGTCCTGTGACACCAGCGGCGCCGCCTCCTTCAAGAACATGATGCAGGCCATGCGCGCCAAGTTCGGCGCCAACTACCTCATCACCGCGGCCGTCACGGCCGACGCCTCCGCCGGCGGCAAGATCGACGCCGCCGACTACGCGGGCGGGGCGCAGTACATGAACTGGTTCAACGTCATGACGTACGACTTCTTCGGCGCCTGGGCGGCGCAGGGCCCGACGGCCCCGCACTCCCCGCTCACCGCGTACCCCGGCATCCCGCAGTCCGGCTTCAACTCCGCCGAGGCGATCGCCAAGTTCAAGGCGAAGGGCGTCCCCGCCAACAAGCTGCTGCTCGGCATCGGCTTCTACGGGCGCGGCTGGACCGGCGTCACCCAGGACGCCCCCGGCGGCACGGCGACCGGCCCCGCGCCGGGCACCTACGAGCAGGGCATCGAGGACTACAAGGTCCTGAAGAACTCCTGCCCGGCCACCGGAACCGTCGCGGGCACGGCGTACGCCAAGTGCGGCAGCAACTGGTGGAGCTACGACACCCCGGCCACGGTCACGTCCAAGATGAGCTGGGCGAAGAACCAGGGCCTGGGCGGCGCGTTCTTCTGGGAGTTCAGCGGTGACACCGGCAACGGCGAACTGGTCGGCGCCATCAACACCGGCCTGAGCTAG